In a single window of the Scyliorhinus canicula chromosome 1, sScyCan1.1, whole genome shotgun sequence genome:
- the cryba4 gene encoding beta-crystallin A4: MSHCTKLSSHWKIIVWDEECFQGRRHEFTAECYSVMEFGFETVRSMKVESGAWVGYEHAAYQGQQFVLERGEYPRWESWSGSNSYHVERLTSFRPIACANHRECRMSMFERENFLGRKGELSDDYPSLQAMGWCNNEVGSFRIHSGAWVCYQYPGYRGYQFIMECDRHGGEYKHWREWGSHAQTFQIQSIRRIQQ; encoded by the exons ATGTCTCATTGCACAAAACTCTCCAGCCACTGGAAG ATCATTGTTTGGGATGAGGAGTGCTTCCAGGGTCGTCGACATGAGTTCACCGCAGAATGTTACAGTGTCATGGAGTTCGGATTCGAAACCGTGCGCTCTATGAAGGTGGAAAGTGGAGC CTGGGTGGGTTACGAACACGCAGCCTACCAGGGACAGCAGTTTGTCCTGGAGAGAGGAGAATACCCCCGCTGGGAAAGCTGGAGTGGCAGCAACTCCTATCACGTTGAGAGACTGACCTCCTTCCGACCTATTGCCTGCGCT aaccaCCGCGAATGTCGGATGTCCATGTTTGAGAGGGAGAACTTCCTGGGCAGGAAGGGAGAGCTGAGCGACGACTATCCATCCCTGCAAGCTATGGGTTGGTGCAACAATGAAGTTGGATCTTTCCGAATCCACTCTGGCGC atgGGTATGCTACCAGTATCCCGGCTACCGTGGCTACCAGTTCATCATGGAATGCGATCGTCACGGCGGGGAGTACAAACACTGGAGGGAGTGGGGCTCCCACGCACAGACTTTCCAGATTCAGTCCATCCGCAGAATCCAGCAGTAA